From the genome of Hymenobacter sp. PAMC 26628, one region includes:
- the kduI gene encoding 5-dehydro-4-deoxy-D-glucuronate isomerase produces MTQRYAIGPRETAAMNTAELRANFLIETLFVPGEVTLVYTHYDRMVVGGAVPTAGPLALPCPDNLKADFFLQRRELGVLNTGAAGTVTVDGTAYELGPQDCLYVGRDARDVQFASADGAQPARYYLLSTPAHRAYPTTRRTQAEATPVTLGALETASQRTIYKYIYNEGIASCQLVMGLTQLHPGSVWNTMPAHTHDRRMEAYLYFNLPEGQRVLHLMGHPQETRHLWVGEGQAILSPPWSIHAG; encoded by the coding sequence ATGACCCAACGCTATGCCATCGGCCCGCGCGAAACGGCGGCCATGAACACCGCCGAGCTGCGCGCGAATTTCCTCATCGAAACCCTGTTTGTGCCCGGCGAGGTGACGCTTGTGTACACCCACTACGACCGCATGGTGGTGGGCGGCGCCGTGCCCACCGCGGGGCCCCTGGCCCTGCCCTGCCCTGACAACCTGAAGGCCGACTTTTTCCTCCAGCGCCGCGAGCTGGGCGTCCTTAACACCGGCGCCGCCGGCACCGTGACGGTGGACGGCACCGCCTACGAACTGGGGCCCCAGGACTGCCTGTACGTGGGCCGCGACGCCCGCGACGTGCAGTTTGCCAGCGCCGACGGCGCCCAGCCGGCCCGCTACTACCTGCTCAGCACGCCCGCGCACCGCGCCTACCCCACCACCCGCCGCACCCAGGCCGAGGCCACGCCCGTAACGCTGGGGGCCCTGGAAACGGCCAGCCAGCGCACCATCTACAAATACATTTACAACGAAGGCATTGCGAGCTGCCAGTTGGTGATGGGCCTCACGCAGCTGCACCCCGGCAGCGTGTGGAACACCATGCCCGCCCACACCCACGACCGGCGCATGGAGGCCTACCTCTACTTCAACCTGCCCGAGGGCCAGCGCGTGTTGCACCTAATGGGCCACCCCCAGGAAACCCGCCACCTGTGGGTGGGCGAGGGCCAGGCCATCCTCTCGCCGCCGTGGTCCATCCACGCGGGCTGA
- a CDS encoding acyltransferase family protein: MKRHFEILDGLRGTAALLVVVFHLFEAFNPAYAINPLRHAYLAVDFFFLLSGFVVGYAYDARWPALRVRDFFRLRLVRLHPMVLLAVALGLGCYWLDPYVDHQSISTRYLVVVGALGALLLPAPPLPNHYGETHSLNGPCWSLFQEYLANIVYALVGPRLGPRALAAAVGVAAMALVAAAVRHGHLQGGWGWDTFWMAPVRVAFPFFAGLLVFRRGWRLRLRWAYPLLSLGLLALFAAPAFQPAAYYEAFCVVVLFPLVVATGAGTYTAGRLGALCRFSGRLSYPLYLVHYPFIYIFTHWVAATRPTLAQAAPVMAGLLVFFLALAWAALRFYDEPVRAWLSARTRRAAPAAA, translated from the coding sequence ATGAAACGGCACTTTGAAATTCTCGACGGCTTGCGGGGCACGGCCGCGCTGCTGGTCGTCGTCTTCCACTTGTTCGAAGCCTTCAATCCCGCCTACGCCATCAACCCGCTGCGGCACGCCTACTTGGCCGTCGATTTCTTCTTCTTGCTCTCGGGCTTCGTGGTGGGCTACGCCTACGATGCGCGCTGGCCCGCGCTGCGGGTGCGCGATTTCTTTCGCCTGCGCCTCGTGCGCCTGCACCCCATGGTGCTGCTGGCCGTGGCCCTCGGGCTGGGGTGTTACTGGCTCGACCCGTACGTAGACCACCAAAGCATCAGCACGCGCTACCTGGTGGTAGTGGGGGCCCTGGGGGCCCTGCTGCTGCCCGCCCCGCCCCTGCCCAACCACTACGGCGAAACCCACTCGCTCAACGGCCCGTGCTGGTCGCTGTTTCAGGAGTACTTGGCCAACATCGTGTACGCCCTGGTGGGGCCGCGGCTGGGGCCCCGGGCGCTGGCGGCGGCGGTGGGCGTGGCGGCTATGGCACTGGTGGCCGCGGCCGTTCGCCACGGGCACTTGCAGGGCGGCTGGGGCTGGGACACGTTTTGGATGGCGCCGGTGCGGGTGGCGTTCCCGTTTTTTGCCGGGCTGCTGGTGTTCCGCCGGGGCTGGCGCCTGCGCCTGCGCTGGGCCTACCCGCTGCTGTCGCTGGGCTTGCTGGCGCTGTTCGCCGCGCCGGCTTTTCAGCCGGCCGCGTACTACGAGGCGTTTTGCGTGGTGGTGCTGTTTCCGCTGGTGGTGGCCACCGGGGCGGGCACGTACACGGCCGGCCGGCTGGGGGCCCTGTGCCGGTTTTCGGGGCGCCTCTCGTACCCGCTCTACTTGGTGCACTACCCGTTCATCTACATTTTCACGCACTGGGTGGCCGCCACGCGCCCCACGCTGGCCCAGGCGGCCCCCGTGATGGCGGGCCTCCTGGTGTTTTTCCTGGCCTTGGCTTGGGCAGCCCTGCGCTTCTACGACGAGCCCGTACGGGCCTGGCTCAGCGCCCGTACCCGCCGCGCCGCGCCGGCGGCAGCGTAG
- a CDS encoding ABC transporter ATP-binding protein yields MDLLTVSGLGLAERGRAVLAPLSFGLRAGQRLALAGESGAGKSTLLQLIAGLVQPSAGTVHVAGRRVRGPAEVLVAGHPGVAYLSQRSELPQHLRVEQVLRYAQARPAVDAPALYALCRIDHLLANRTDQLSGGEQQRVALARLLLGAPQLLLLDEPFSNLDRTHKRQLRAVLDGVGARLGITSVLVSHDAADTLPWADEILVLRRGQLVQQGPPEHLYRRPADAYTAALFGDYYLVRGADRQALLPAVGPPAPGTALLVRPEDLRLGAPGSGAPGTVRAVRFMGSCYELEIQLAGTTVRLPAATAALAPGAAAHVALALGAGWEVKDDGGSDA; encoded by the coding sequence ATGGATTTGCTAACGGTATCGGGCCTTGGCCTTGCGGAGCGCGGCCGGGCCGTGCTGGCGCCCCTCAGCTTTGGGCTGCGCGCCGGGCAGCGCCTGGCCCTGGCCGGCGAGAGCGGGGCCGGCAAAAGCACCCTGCTCCAGCTCATTGCCGGCCTGGTGCAGCCCAGCGCTGGCACCGTGCACGTGGCCGGCCGCCGCGTGCGGGGCCCCGCCGAGGTGCTGGTGGCCGGCCACCCGGGCGTGGCCTACCTCTCGCAGCGCTCCGAGCTGCCGCAGCACCTGCGCGTGGAGCAGGTGCTGCGCTACGCCCAGGCCCGCCCCGCCGTGGACGCCCCGGCCCTGTACGCCCTTTGCCGCATCGACCACCTGCTGGCCAACCGCACCGACCAGCTCTCGGGCGGCGAGCAGCAGCGGGTGGCCCTGGCCCGGCTGCTGCTGGGGGCCCCGCAGCTGCTGCTGCTCGACGAGCCCTTCTCGAACCTCGACCGCACCCACAAGCGCCAGCTCCGCGCCGTGCTCGACGGCGTGGGCGCACGCCTGGGCATTACCAGCGTGCTGGTGTCGCACGATGCGGCCGACACGCTGCCCTGGGCCGATGAGATTCTGGTGCTGCGCCGCGGCCAGCTGGTGCAGCAGGGCCCCCCAGAGCACTTGTATCGCCGGCCGGCCGACGCCTACACCGCCGCCCTCTTCGGCGACTATTACCTGGTGCGCGGGGCCGACCGCCAGGCCCTGCTGCCCGCCGTGGGGCCCCCCGCCCCCGGCACCGCCCTGCTCGTGCGCCCCGAGGACCTGCGCCTCGGGGCCCCCGGCAGCGGGGCCCCTGGCACGGTGCGGGCCGTGCGCTTCATGGGCAGTTGCTATGAACTGGAAATCCAGCTCGCCGGGACCACCGTGCGCCTGCCCGCCGCCACCGCCGCCCTGGCCCCCGGTGCCGCAGCGCACGTGGCCCTGGCCCTCGGCGCCGGTTGGGAAGTAAAGGACGACGGGGGAAGTGATGCGTAA